In Arthrobacter sp. B3I4, the following proteins share a genomic window:
- a CDS encoding PucR family transcriptional regulator, which produces MAISLSALLGVPSLKLRKSGLAETTWHQDIHWVAVTEQEDPQRFLNGGELVLTTGIRLKSAPEQRRFVRQVQRAGAVGIGFGVGLTHEAVPPALVAEANRWGLPVVEVPFETPFIAIGKLVADAQSADHYAKLERLIAGHQVLARALLTGGGLAELLKHLGSMLRTEIVLTQFTAELCNSAAGSPSPTADGWASYPIPTGRRDACTLWVKHPFEDSGIVGYAQNLISVELNNMVKQRQSERALAGQVLEDVIHGTLDTTEATRRLAGIGINSTRKNVVLLAESAAHGKQLGSSSLPQPLRTAVTAVVGKDLVAVVPDDGSGASALGRSLSDHFAEAGIHATIGIGGAYTKPNGLRWSYFEARDAASHGLPVNEPERLSLTSLLLASEDVPLADMANESLNPLRQFDAAHGSELMTTLESYLSNNGSVAAVAEELTLHRNTVRYRLAQITELTGYDAAQTADRVQLWLALAVQRLSARHPR; this is translated from the coding sequence ATGGCAATTTCACTGTCCGCGCTGCTGGGAGTTCCGTCCCTCAAACTCAGGAAATCGGGCCTCGCAGAAACCACCTGGCACCAGGACATCCACTGGGTCGCGGTGACGGAGCAGGAGGATCCGCAACGTTTCCTCAACGGCGGCGAACTCGTGCTCACCACCGGGATCCGGCTGAAGTCCGCCCCGGAACAGCGCCGATTCGTCCGCCAGGTCCAGCGTGCCGGGGCGGTGGGCATCGGCTTCGGCGTCGGGCTGACGCATGAGGCGGTGCCGCCGGCGCTGGTGGCCGAGGCGAACCGCTGGGGCCTGCCGGTGGTGGAAGTGCCGTTCGAGACCCCGTTCATCGCGATCGGAAAGCTGGTGGCCGATGCCCAGTCCGCAGACCACTACGCCAAGCTCGAGCGCCTGATCGCCGGCCACCAGGTGCTAGCCCGGGCGCTGCTGACCGGCGGCGGACTGGCCGAACTACTCAAGCACCTTGGGTCCATGCTTCGCACCGAGATCGTCCTGACCCAGTTCACGGCGGAGCTCTGCAACAGTGCCGCCGGCAGCCCCTCCCCCACAGCGGACGGTTGGGCGTCCTACCCGATTCCGACCGGCCGCCGCGACGCCTGCACGCTGTGGGTGAAGCACCCGTTCGAAGACTCAGGGATCGTCGGCTACGCCCAGAACCTGATCAGCGTTGAGCTCAACAACATGGTCAAGCAGCGCCAGTCAGAGCGCGCCCTGGCGGGGCAGGTGCTTGAGGATGTTATCCATGGCACCCTCGACACTACGGAGGCCACCCGGCGCCTCGCCGGCATCGGCATCAACAGCACCCGCAAGAACGTCGTCCTGCTCGCGGAATCGGCAGCGCACGGCAAGCAGCTGGGGAGTTCCTCCCTGCCGCAGCCACTGCGGACGGCGGTGACCGCCGTCGTCGGCAAGGACCTGGTGGCGGTGGTGCCCGACGACGGCAGCGGCGCCAGCGCCCTGGGGCGCAGCCTCAGCGACCACTTCGCCGAGGCGGGCATCCACGCGACGATCGGCATCGGCGGTGCCTACACCAAGCCCAACGGACTGCGCTGGAGCTACTTCGAAGCGCGGGACGCCGCGAGCCACGGCCTGCCGGTGAACGAACCCGAGCGGCTGAGCCTGACCTCGCTGCTGCTGGCCAGCGAGGACGTTCCGCTCGCGGACATGGCTAACGAGTCGCTGAACCCGCTGCGCCAGTTTGACGCCGCGCACGGTTCGGAGCTGATGACCACGCTCGAGAGCTACCTGAGCAACAACGGCTCGGTCGCCGCCGTCGCCGAAGAGCTGACCCTGCACCGCAACACGGTCCGCTACCGGCTCGCGCAGATCACCGAGCTGACCGGCTACGATGCCGCGCAAACAGCCGACCGGGTGCAGTTGTGGCTGGCGCTGGCCGTCCAGCGGCTCAGCGCCCGCCATCCGCGTTGA
- the gabT gene encoding 4-aminobutyrate--2-oxoglutarate transaminase, which translates to MTTTANDITYRLEQKRRVQADFPGPKSVALTERRKAVVASGVASSVPVYVADADGGIIQDVDGNSFIDLGAGIAVTSVGASDPAVVGAVKEAVEHFTHTCFMVTPYEGYVAVAEQLNRLTPGDHEKRTVLFNSGAEAVENAVKVARLATGRDAVVAFDHAYHGRTNLTMALTAKAMPYKTNFGPFAPEVYRMPMSYPFREENPEITGAEAAKRAITMIEKQIGGDSVAAIIIEPIQGEGGFIVPAEGFLPALAAWAKEKGIVFIADEVQSGFCRTGEWFAVNHEGVIPDIVTMAKGIAGGMPLSAITGRAELLDAVHPGGLGGTYGGNPVACAAALAAIGSMEQYDLNARARHIEDLALGKLRELAAETSVVGDVRGRGAMLAVELVQAGSKEPNPELTKAVAAACLKEGVIILTCGTFGNVIRLLPPLVISDALLLDGLEVLAAAVRANS; encoded by the coding sequence ATGACCACCACCGCAAACGACATCACCTACCGCCTTGAGCAGAAGCGCCGCGTGCAGGCTGACTTCCCGGGCCCCAAATCGGTCGCCCTGACCGAGCGCCGCAAGGCCGTCGTCGCCTCTGGCGTCGCTTCCAGCGTCCCGGTCTATGTCGCCGACGCCGACGGCGGCATCATCCAGGACGTCGACGGCAACTCCTTCATCGACCTCGGCGCCGGCATCGCCGTGACCAGCGTCGGCGCCTCGGACCCCGCCGTTGTCGGCGCCGTGAAGGAAGCCGTGGAGCACTTCACCCACACCTGCTTCATGGTCACGCCCTACGAGGGCTACGTTGCCGTCGCGGAGCAGCTGAACCGGCTCACCCCGGGCGACCACGAGAAGCGGACGGTGTTGTTCAACTCCGGCGCGGAAGCGGTGGAGAACGCCGTCAAGGTGGCCCGCCTCGCCACCGGCCGCGACGCCGTCGTCGCCTTCGACCACGCTTACCATGGCCGCACCAACCTCACCATGGCCCTGACCGCCAAGGCGATGCCTTACAAAACCAACTTCGGCCCGTTCGCGCCCGAGGTCTACCGGATGCCGATGAGCTACCCGTTCCGCGAGGAAAACCCGGAGATCACCGGGGCCGAGGCTGCCAAACGCGCCATCACCATGATCGAGAAGCAGATCGGCGGCGACTCAGTAGCCGCCATCATCATCGAACCGATCCAGGGCGAGGGCGGCTTCATCGTCCCGGCCGAGGGCTTCCTCCCGGCCCTGGCCGCCTGGGCCAAGGAAAAGGGCATCGTGTTCATCGCCGATGAGGTCCAGTCCGGCTTCTGCCGTACCGGCGAGTGGTTTGCCGTGAACCACGAAGGGGTCATCCCGGACATTGTCACCATGGCCAAGGGCATCGCCGGTGGCATGCCGCTCTCTGCCATCACCGGCCGCGCCGAACTGCTCGACGCCGTCCACCCCGGCGGGCTCGGCGGCACCTACGGCGGCAACCCGGTGGCCTGCGCGGCCGCCCTCGCGGCGATCGGTTCGATGGAGCAGTACGACCTGAACGCACGTGCCCGCCACATCGAGGATCTTGCGCTGGGCAAGCTGCGTGAGCTCGCCGCGGAGACTTCGGTGGTCGGGGACGTCCGCGGGCGCGGCGCGATGCTCGCCGTCGAACTCGTCCAGGCCGGCTCCAAGGAACCCAACCCGGAACTGACTAAGGCCGTGGCCGCCGCCTGCCTGAAGGAAGGCGTCATTATTTTGACCTGCGGCACTTTCGGCAACGTGATCCGGTTGTTGCCGCCGCTGGTCATCAGTGACGCACTGCTGCTGGATGGCCTCGAGGTGCTCGCCGCGGCGGTCCGCGCTAACTCGTAG
- a CDS encoding RtcB family protein: MEVINSRLMNWASILDDETRRQALATAALPIIYPHLALMPDAHLGKGATVGSVIPTVGAIIPAAVGVDIGCGMIAVRTQYLLKDLPKGLKRLREGIERAVPLSAGHANRRVLATAVPRLAELRTMAARAGFDPGQYAPKWELQLGSLGSGNHFIEVCADEDAAVWLFLHSGSRGVGNKIAQRHIAVARDLALHRKMVLPDRDLAYLEEGTPEFQRYIRELRWAQHFALLNREEMMDRVVEQFEAWVGGTVRELERINCHHNFTAQETHYGKSVWVSRKGAIRARAGELGLIPGSMGTASYVVVGLGNRASLNSSPHGAGREYSRTAARKRFSLAQLKAAMEGIEFRAREAFIDEIPAAYKPIDQVMRDSADLVRVRHKLRQLVNVKGD, encoded by the coding sequence ATGGAAGTCATCAACAGCCGGCTCATGAACTGGGCATCCATCCTGGATGACGAGACGCGCCGGCAGGCGCTGGCCACGGCCGCGCTGCCCATCATCTACCCGCACCTTGCGCTGATGCCGGACGCCCATCTGGGCAAGGGGGCCACGGTGGGATCGGTGATCCCCACGGTGGGCGCAATCATCCCGGCGGCCGTGGGCGTGGACATTGGCTGCGGCATGATCGCCGTGCGCACCCAGTATCTTCTCAAGGACCTGCCCAAGGGCCTGAAACGGCTGCGGGAGGGCATCGAGCGTGCCGTTCCCTTATCCGCCGGCCACGCCAACCGCCGGGTCCTGGCCACCGCCGTTCCCCGACTAGCCGAGCTGCGGACCATGGCGGCCAGGGCGGGTTTTGACCCCGGGCAGTATGCGCCGAAGTGGGAGCTTCAGCTCGGATCGCTGGGCTCGGGCAACCACTTCATTGAGGTTTGCGCGGACGAGGACGCCGCGGTGTGGCTGTTCCTGCACTCGGGTTCCCGCGGGGTGGGGAACAAGATCGCGCAGCGCCACATTGCCGTTGCGCGCGACCTGGCCCTGCACCGGAAGATGGTCCTGCCAGACCGGGACCTGGCCTACCTGGAGGAAGGGACCCCCGAATTCCAGCGCTACATCCGGGAGCTCCGCTGGGCCCAGCATTTCGCCCTCTTGAACCGTGAAGAAATGATGGACCGGGTGGTGGAGCAGTTCGAGGCCTGGGTGGGCGGCACCGTGCGGGAGCTGGAACGGATCAACTGCCATCACAACTTCACCGCGCAGGAAACGCACTACGGCAAGTCCGTGTGGGTCTCACGCAAGGGCGCCATCAGGGCCCGGGCCGGGGAGCTTGGTTTGATTCCCGGCTCCATGGGCACGGCGTCCTATGTCGTCGTCGGGCTGGGAAACCGCGCGTCGCTGAATTCGTCGCCGCACGGTGCCGGCAGGGAGTACTCCCGAACCGCCGCCCGGAAGAGGTTCTCGCTCGCCCAGCTGAAGGCCGCCATGGAAGGCATTGAATTTCGGGCGCGGGAGGCCTTCATCGATGAGATCCCCGCGGCATACAAGCCCATCGACCAGGTAATGAGGGATTCGGCGGACCTGGTCAGGGTCCGGCACAAGCTCCGGCAGTTGGTCAACGTTAAGGGCGACTAA
- a CDS encoding DUF1206 domain-containing protein, translating to MENQPRGDVSRGSSSVTAQTVLGGAADAAEAASNSRVLDVVARWGFAVMALLHVVIGAIAVALVLGASGEAEPTGAIAQLAANPWGPAVMWSGFIGCAGLALWQLSEATLRARHLPRGERLSKLVSSGFLAIAYGSVGLTFANFALGVRSDSGDSTAAFSQDLLNRPLGAPLLIGLGLTVAGIGVYFIVKGLGKKFKEELRHFEGTHRGHLISGLGVAGHIAKGLALILTGLLFVVAAATNDPDSSTGLDGSLKALRDHPFGPYVLLAIGAGFIAYGAFALVRARFGRM from the coding sequence ATGGAAAACCAGCCCCGCGGGGACGTCAGCAGGGGCAGCTCGTCCGTGACTGCCCAAACGGTGCTCGGCGGGGCGGCCGACGCAGCAGAGGCCGCCTCCAACAGCCGGGTGCTCGACGTCGTGGCACGTTGGGGTTTCGCGGTGATGGCGCTGCTCCACGTTGTGATCGGGGCGATCGCCGTCGCACTGGTCCTTGGCGCATCGGGCGAGGCCGAACCCACCGGAGCGATTGCGCAACTGGCTGCCAACCCGTGGGGCCCGGCGGTGATGTGGTCCGGCTTTATCGGCTGCGCGGGGCTGGCCCTCTGGCAACTGAGCGAAGCTACTCTGCGCGCCCGCCACCTGCCCCGGGGCGAGCGCCTGAGCAAGCTTGTTTCGTCGGGCTTTCTGGCCATTGCGTACGGCAGCGTCGGGTTGACCTTTGCCAATTTTGCGCTGGGCGTCCGGAGTGACTCAGGCGATTCCACTGCAGCTTTCAGCCAGGACCTGCTGAACCGGCCGCTGGGCGCTCCGTTGCTGATCGGTCTGGGGCTGACAGTGGCCGGGATTGGCGTGTACTTCATCGTGAAGGGGCTGGGCAAGAAGTTCAAGGAGGAGTTGCGGCACTTCGAGGGCACCCACCGGGGGCATCTCATCAGCGGCTTGGGCGTGGCCGGCCACATCGCTAAGGGTCTCGCCCTCATCCTGACCGGGCTGCTCTTCGTGGTGGCCGCGGCAACGAACGACCCCGACTCCTCCACCGGCTTGGACGGCAGCCTCAAGGCATTGCGGGACCACCCGTTCGGGCCGTACGTACTCCTCGCCATCGGCGCGGGGTTTATCGCCTACGGGGCGTTTGCACTCGTCCGCGCCCGCTTCGGACGGATGTAG
- a CDS encoding aminobutyraldehyde dehydrogenase, producing the protein MVQTLQNFINGEFVTPVGTDLLDIVNPTNGEVVAKAPVSVQADVDAAMAAAKDAFASWKHVTPGQRQLMLLKLADAVEANSDELVEAQHRNTGQVRSLIAAEEVAAGADQLRFFAGAARILEGKSAGEYFEGHTSFVRREPIGVVAQVAPWNYPFLMAIWKIGPALAAGNTVVLKPSDTTPESTLVLARLAGDILPAGVLNVILGTGETGALMVEHKVPGLVSITGSVRAGIAVASGAAKGLKRAHLELGGKAPAIVFKDADIKKSAAAIAEFAFFNAGQDCTAIARVLVEDAAYEDLLDALVEHTKTLRTGSQNDEDNYFGPLNNVNHFNAVKTLVESLPANCRIETGGHQAGEQGFFFEPTIVTGAKQTDDIVQKEAFGPVITVQKFSTEAEAIELANDVDYALASSVWTTDHGTAMRVSRDLDFGAVWINTHIMLTAEMPHGGFKQSGYGKDLSMYGVEDYTRIKHVMSALDA; encoded by the coding sequence GTGGTTCAAACCTTGCAGAACTTCATCAATGGTGAGTTTGTCACCCCCGTCGGCACCGACCTGCTGGACATCGTCAACCCGACCAACGGTGAGGTCGTGGCCAAGGCGCCCGTCTCCGTCCAGGCCGACGTGGACGCCGCCATGGCCGCCGCAAAGGATGCCTTCGCCAGCTGGAAGCACGTCACCCCTGGCCAGCGCCAGCTCATGCTGCTCAAGCTCGCCGACGCCGTCGAAGCCAACAGCGACGAACTCGTCGAGGCCCAGCACCGCAACACCGGCCAGGTCCGCTCCCTGATCGCCGCGGAGGAAGTGGCGGCGGGCGCAGACCAGTTGCGGTTCTTCGCCGGAGCCGCCCGCATCCTGGAAGGCAAATCTGCCGGCGAGTACTTCGAGGGGCACACCTCCTTCGTGCGCCGCGAACCGATCGGCGTCGTCGCGCAGGTCGCTCCTTGGAATTACCCGTTCCTGATGGCGATCTGGAAGATCGGCCCCGCCCTTGCGGCAGGCAACACGGTGGTGCTCAAACCCTCAGACACCACCCCCGAATCCACCCTTGTCCTGGCCCGCCTCGCCGGCGACATCCTCCCGGCCGGGGTGCTCAACGTGATCTTGGGGACCGGCGAGACCGGGGCTTTGATGGTGGAACACAAGGTGCCGGGACTGGTTTCCATCACCGGATCCGTCCGGGCCGGCATTGCCGTCGCCTCTGGTGCCGCCAAGGGCCTCAAACGCGCGCACCTGGAGCTCGGCGGCAAAGCCCCGGCGATCGTCTTCAAGGACGCGGACATCAAGAAGAGCGCAGCGGCCATCGCCGAGTTCGCGTTCTTCAACGCCGGCCAGGACTGCACCGCAATCGCCCGAGTGCTGGTCGAGGACGCCGCCTACGAGGACCTGCTGGATGCCCTGGTGGAGCACACCAAGACCCTGCGTACCGGTTCCCAGAACGACGAAGACAACTACTTCGGGCCGCTGAACAACGTCAACCACTTCAACGCCGTCAAGACGCTGGTGGAGTCCCTGCCGGCGAACTGCAGGATCGAAACCGGCGGGCACCAGGCCGGGGAGCAGGGCTTCTTCTTTGAGCCCACCATCGTCACCGGCGCCAAACAGACGGATGACATCGTGCAGAAGGAAGCCTTCGGCCCGGTCATCACCGTGCAGAAGTTCAGCACCGAGGCCGAGGCCATCGAACTGGCCAACGACGTCGACTACGCGCTCGCCTCCAGTGTCTGGACCACCGACCACGGCACCGCCATGCGCGTCAGCCGCGACCTGGACTTCGGCGCCGTCTGGATCAACACGCACATCATGCTCACCGCAGAGATGCCCCACGGCGGCTTCAAGCAGTCCGGCTACGGCAAGGACCTCTCGATGTACGGCGTTGAGGACTACACCCGTATCAAGCACGTCATGTCCGCTCTCGACGCTTAG
- a CDS encoding trimeric intracellular cation channel family protein, whose protein sequence is MTFSLSLVLVWLDLAGVFFFAVSGSLLAARKQFDIVGSLLLASLVSLGGGVIRDIIINSGPPAAFTNPAYLAPPLLAAVLVYFLFSSVQRFTSLLVLFDAGGLALFCITGSLKALAAGMHPVAALLLGVTTAVGGGLLRDVTANEVPQLFDPKDLYALPAFAGAVLTVALSVTGAFNAFTASAVAALVFAFRVTAWRRHWQVPLAVRGWHRLGLGSAESGPKD, encoded by the coding sequence ATGACCTTCTCCCTCAGCCTCGTTCTGGTCTGGCTGGATCTGGCCGGCGTCTTCTTCTTCGCGGTGTCCGGTTCGCTGCTCGCGGCACGGAAGCAGTTCGACATCGTCGGTTCCCTGCTGCTGGCCTCACTGGTAAGCCTGGGCGGCGGCGTCATCCGCGACATCATCATCAACTCAGGCCCGCCGGCCGCCTTCACCAACCCGGCGTACCTCGCTCCCCCGCTGCTGGCCGCGGTACTGGTGTACTTCCTGTTCTCCAGTGTCCAGCGCTTCACCTCGCTGCTGGTCCTGTTCGACGCCGGCGGCCTGGCCCTGTTCTGCATCACCGGCAGCCTGAAGGCCCTTGCCGCGGGCATGCATCCGGTGGCCGCGCTGCTCCTGGGTGTGACGACGGCGGTGGGCGGCGGACTGCTCCGCGACGTCACCGCCAACGAGGTGCCGCAGCTTTTCGACCCCAAGGACCTTTACGCCCTGCCGGCGTTTGCCGGGGCCGTGCTGACGGTGGCACTGTCCGTTACGGGGGCGTTCAACGCGTTCACCGCCAGTGCTGTGGCGGCCCTGGTTTTCGCCTTCCGGGTCACAGCCTGGCGGCGCCACTGGCAGGTGCCGCTGGCCGTCCGCGGCTGGCACCGCCTGGGCCTAGGCAGCGCCGAAAGCGGACCCAAGGATTAG
- a CDS encoding putative quinol monooxygenase, with the protein MAPKFGVLALVEAKAGHEQEVWDFLDGGREIVLGEPGTRTWYAFRVSEGTFGIFDTFDTEEDRQAHLNGAIPAALGQHGPALLAKDPDIKLVEVIAAK; encoded by the coding sequence ATGGCGCCAAAATTTGGAGTGCTGGCACTGGTCGAAGCCAAAGCAGGACACGAGCAGGAGGTCTGGGACTTCCTCGACGGCGGCCGCGAAATCGTGCTCGGCGAACCCGGCACCCGGACCTGGTATGCCTTCCGGGTCAGCGAAGGCACTTTCGGCATTTTCGACACCTTCGACACCGAAGAGGACCGGCAGGCCCATCTCAACGGCGCCATCCCTGCCGCTCTCGGCCAACATGGGCCGGCGCTACTCGCCAAAGATCCCGACATCAAACTGGTCGAGGTCATTGCTGCCAAGTAA
- a CDS encoding cupin domain-containing protein yields the protein MGFMVHQSCYGTAVPQQDWQASRRPSWRRETLYPQLSGNRAKDPARWFYGGGVQTWKATEEDTGGSFLLFEDEMARDKVTPMHTHPRSEETLYVLAGEILLNMDGAEHRLAAGGLAIAPRGVPHAFKVLQEGTRMLCLHTPGGAQAFYFGASDPLGAGDDGARLVDFARIRESGRVNGGIEIVGPPPFD from the coding sequence ATGGGCTTTATGGTACACCAGTCTTGTTATGGGACAGCAGTCCCACAACAAGACTGGCAGGCATCGAGGCGACCATCATGGAGACGAGAAACGCTATATCCGCAATTGTCCGGCAACCGGGCGAAGGACCCAGCCCGCTGGTTTTACGGCGGCGGGGTGCAGACCTGGAAAGCCACCGAGGAAGATACAGGAGGATCATTCCTCCTCTTTGAAGACGAAATGGCGCGGGACAAGGTTACCCCCATGCACACCCATCCCCGCTCCGAGGAAACGCTGTACGTCCTGGCCGGCGAGATCCTGCTGAACATGGACGGTGCCGAGCACCGCCTCGCCGCGGGCGGATTGGCCATCGCCCCCCGCGGCGTTCCCCACGCGTTCAAGGTGCTGCAGGAGGGCACCCGGATGCTGTGCCTGCACACTCCCGGCGGCGCGCAGGCCTTCTATTTCGGCGCGAGCGATCCCCTTGGCGCTGGCGATGATGGTGCGCGGCTGGTGGACTTTGCCCGGATTCGCGAGTCCGGCCGCGTGAACGGCGGCATCGAGATCGTGGGACCCCCGCCGTTCGACTAG
- a CDS encoding TetR/AcrR family transcriptional regulator, with protein sequence MSRPYVEAGRTGQKRRTLDALVAAARQLVAAGTSPTVDEAALAAGVARSTAYRYFPGQRELLAAAHPETGRASMLPDDPPEDVGARLDAVVVEFTKMIVETEAQQRTMLRLSLELPDGEERSLPLRQGRAIAWIAEALAPLQKQMSEKEIHRLVLAIRSAIGIESLVWLTDVGGLSRDAAVASMRWSAGALLSQALSVGVSKS encoded by the coding sequence ATGTCGAGACCCTACGTGGAGGCCGGGCGCACAGGCCAGAAGCGACGGACGTTGGACGCGCTGGTTGCCGCCGCCCGCCAGCTCGTTGCGGCAGGCACCTCGCCGACTGTGGACGAGGCCGCGCTCGCCGCAGGAGTGGCACGGAGCACCGCCTACCGGTACTTCCCTGGACAGCGGGAGCTGCTGGCAGCCGCCCACCCCGAAACCGGGCGCGCGTCGATGCTGCCCGACGATCCCCCTGAGGATGTGGGGGCGCGGCTGGATGCCGTCGTGGTTGAGTTCACCAAAATGATCGTCGAAACCGAGGCGCAGCAACGGACCATGCTGCGGCTCTCCCTGGAGCTCCCCGACGGCGAAGAGCGCAGTCTGCCGCTCCGGCAGGGCCGGGCCATCGCCTGGATCGCCGAGGCGCTGGCTCCGCTGCAGAAGCAGATGTCGGAGAAGGAAATCCACCGGCTGGTGCTGGCGATCCGGAGCGCCATAGGCATCGAATCCCTGGTCTGGCTGACCGATGTGGGCGGCTTGAGCAGGGACGCGGCCGTCGCCTCCATGCGTTGGAGTGCCGGCGCGCTGCTCAGCCAAGCCCTGTCGGTCGGGGTGTCGAAAAGCTGA
- a CDS encoding FAD-dependent oxidoreductase, with protein MSTNTPVGTAARPLRVAVVGSGPAGVYAADLLTKSEAVKSGELTVSIDLFDRYPAPYGLIRYGVAPDHPRIKGIVNALHKVLDRGDIRFFGNVDYGTDLTLEDLRTHYDAVIFATGAIKDADLNIPGIELEGSFGGADFVSWYDGHPDVPRDWPLDAKEVAVIGNGNVALDVARMLSKHADDLLVSEIPDNVYAGLKASPATDVHVFGRRGPAQVKFTPLELRELSHSRDVDIILYPEDFEFDAESDRQVQSNNQTKTMVGTLTNWIAEQPEDPAEFTASRRLHLHFLHSPVEVYDDAERPGHVAGIKFERTELDGTGNARGTGEYVDYPVQAVYRAIGYFGSSLPEVEFDHAKGVVPNDGGRVLDAAGTHVPGLYATGWIKRGPVGLIGHTKGDALETVTYLLEDRASLPLAAAPAPEAIVGLLDSRGVRYTSWEGWLALDTHERSLGEKASAGADIQRERIKVVPREDMVDISRGGVAAEV; from the coding sequence GTGTCAACGAACACCCCCGTAGGAACCGCCGCACGCCCGCTGCGCGTCGCCGTCGTCGGCTCCGGCCCCGCCGGCGTCTACGCGGCGGACCTCCTGACCAAGAGCGAGGCCGTCAAGAGCGGCGAGCTCACCGTCAGCATCGACCTCTTCGACCGCTACCCGGCACCCTACGGCCTGATCCGTTACGGCGTGGCCCCGGACCACCCGCGGATCAAGGGCATCGTCAACGCCCTGCACAAGGTCCTCGACCGCGGCGACATCCGCTTCTTCGGCAACGTCGACTACGGCACGGACCTCACCCTTGAGGACCTCCGGACCCACTACGATGCCGTCATCTTCGCCACCGGTGCCATCAAGGACGCCGACCTGAACATCCCCGGCATCGAACTCGAGGGCTCCTTCGGCGGCGCCGACTTCGTCTCCTGGTACGACGGCCACCCGGATGTGCCGCGCGACTGGCCGCTGGATGCCAAGGAGGTCGCCGTGATCGGCAACGGCAACGTCGCCCTGGACGTGGCCCGGATGCTCTCCAAGCACGCCGATGACCTCCTGGTCTCCGAGATCCCGGACAACGTCTACGCCGGCCTGAAAGCGTCGCCGGCCACTGACGTGCACGTCTTCGGCCGCCGCGGACCGGCGCAGGTGAAGTTCACCCCGCTGGAACTGCGCGAGCTCTCCCACTCCAGGGACGTCGACATCATCCTCTACCCCGAGGACTTCGAGTTCGATGCCGAATCCGACCGGCAGGTCCAGAGCAACAACCAGACCAAGACCATGGTGGGCACCCTCACCAACTGGATCGCCGAACAGCCCGAGGACCCCGCCGAGTTCACGGCCTCGCGCCGGCTGCACCTGCACTTCCTGCACAGCCCGGTAGAGGTCTACGACGACGCCGAGCGCCCCGGCCACGTTGCGGGCATCAAGTTTGAGCGCACTGAGCTGGACGGTACCGGCAATGCCCGCGGCACCGGCGAGTACGTCGACTACCCGGTGCAGGCCGTCTACCGGGCCATCGGCTACTTCGGCTCGTCCCTACCGGAGGTCGAATTCGACCATGCCAAGGGTGTCGTCCCCAACGACGGCGGCCGGGTCCTGGATGCTGCAGGCACCCACGTGCCGGGCCTGTACGCTACTGGCTGGATCAAGCGAGGACCTGTGGGGCTGATCGGCCACACCAAGGGCGATGCGCTGGAAACCGTCACCTACCTGCTGGAGGACCGCGCCAGCCTGCCGCTCGCCGCGGCGCCGGCGCCGGAGGCAATCGTCGGCCTGCTGGACAGCCGCGGCGTCCGGTACACCAGCTGGGAAGGCTGGCTGGCCCTAGACACGCACGAACGCTCCCTCGGAGAGAAGGCCAGCGCCGGAGCAGATATCCAGCGTGAACGCATCAAGGTGGTTCCGCGCGAGGACATGGTGGACATTTCCCGCGGCGGAGTGGCTGCGGAGGTCTAA